The Gadus morhua chromosome 16, gadMor3.0, whole genome shotgun sequence DNA window CTTGTGAGATCCGAACAGTCTGTCCAATCAGATCGTTGTCTCTCCTGCCTCGGCCACGCCCcattccacctcctcccccccccgctcctcctcctcctcctcctccgcctctctgttgctgggctggagaggaggaagacattaaacacacaacgcctcctcctttcacaTGGTGCATAGGGctgcttaaaggggacatatcacaccaccaggtgggagtgtgataagccttacaagccgtttcgaaaacctgccccatatgacatcactagtgggcgtgtccacctagatctgtgctggatagatgagcaacgtttacttcagtccactgggtatatatagtatatagtatacaGAGTATAGAATACATAGTAtagaatatacagtatatatcaaCACTGTATCAACACCCATCATTTTATTATACTATGTTATTTATATTTACTGCACTTATTGTACCTCTATGCTGATACTATATAATTCATGTACAAACTGCACTTTACTGCTCCTTTGCGCTTCCGGTTGGTCACACAACCTCATTTCGTTGTACTCTGCACAATGACATTAAAgtgaatccaatccaatccaatatATCAggtatatatagtatacatagattacctcctccccccccgtgGTGCATGGGGGAGCTGATGCGGGGGCTCATCGGGGCAAAACCCCCCACCGTGAAGTTGGTGACGTCTCTGGGCTGCGGACAGAAAAACACGAGACGTGTGTTAACAAGCGTTACTAGGGGGGACCTGGAGTCAACGGTCCAATCTCCGACAGAGAGACGGGTCGTCTTAAGGAGTCGAATCGTCGCGCCGgggaaattgtgtgtgtgcaacggcGGGATGTGCCACTGCGAGGAAGGGGGAGCTGAGCGAGGGATACCTCAGGATTGGTTCCCTTCTAGAAGGAATAACCTAGGAGTTTTAGTATACCAGGCGTCTGGCAGTACTGGTATACCAGGCGTCTGGCAGTACTGGTATACCAGGCGTCTGGCAGAACTAGTATACTACTTGTCTGGTAGTATTTGTATTACTATAATACCTTGGAGCCTCCAGCCAGCACGAGGTGTCGGGTCTTGCAGACGAACATCCCTCCGTTCTCCACCAGCTTCTTGCAGTGAAGGAAGGCAAAACCTCGGAACAGGTGGCGAATCTCCCCCTCACggccctacaacacacacacacacacacacacacacacacacacacacacgcgcaaacacacacagatgaagcCACGCCTCCACCAGTAGGCGCCCGCTGCAGGGTCGGTGGGAGGGCTAACTTACAGAGTGGGGTCCGTCGATGACCTTGACGATGTCCTTGACGTGGATGTTGTTCTGCTCCGAGTCCAGAGCCACGGCGAAGCGGTTGTCTTTCCGCCGATTGACCGCTTGATGGCGCACCGTCATAACCTTCCCATGCATGTTGAgaacctgggaggggggggggggggggggaggaggaggccacatgtgatcatctctctctctctctctctctctctctcagggtctGGAAGCTAACTGCCCAAGGTCGTCTAGACCCTTTAGCCACACCATGGGGGTAAGCTACCTGGGTCCAGCCGCCCTATATTACCTGGAATGTCTCCCTCTCCAGTCGGACGATCACCCCCACCGTCTGGGGGTCAAGCTGGACCAGTTCCCCCCACTCGTGCTGCCCCCCCGCGTCCACCCCGGAGGCCGTCTCCGAGCACAGCTGGAGGTCCCTGGGCAACACCTTCAGCTGGAGGACGCATAGAGATACACAACATAGAGATATAGGAACACAGAGGTATAGAGACACAACATAGAGATATAGGAACACAGAGGTATAGAGACACAACATAGAGATATAGGAACACAGAGGTATAGAGACACAACATAGAGATATAGGAACACAGAGGTATAGAGACACAACAGAGATATAGGAACACAGAGGTATAGAGACACAACATAGAGATATAGGAATACAGAGGTATAGAGATACACAACATAGATATAGGAATACAAAAGGTACTACCAACCatgcaaaaccaaaataaaaagtattccAACCAACCACCGACAAGGGGCGGGTGTTATGGGGTTTTGCCctgcgttcatgatagtttttactGCGAATTACCTCGTGCATGGTGAGGTCGGAGAACAGGATGACAAAGTTTTCTTCCACTCGGACGATGAGGCCCGTGTCTCCCTCATAGCGGCCAGCGATCACCTTCACGTGGTCACCCATTCGGAAGTATTTCCTCAGTTCATGGGCGGGGAACTCCAAGGGGTCctgcacacacaagcgcacgcaccaacaacacgcacacatcaaACCTTGTCTGCTATGTGCAGATATTTTGGTAAAAAGGAAGCAGCATAAGTTTGTCTTCACTAGGCTATATAGGTTCAGAAATTGTTCTACTAGCTAAATAACTTGGCTTTCTAGAAAATGTATAATAAATCTAGTAAAAAGTGAATGGATATAGGAAAGATGATAAAGACACAAGATGTCTTGTGAAGGGCAAATCGGGCAGGCGGCCATCGAAGGTGAAATAAAGTGCAAGCGTGTACCTTGAGGTCCTCGTGTTTGGGCATGATGGTGATCTTATTTCCATCCACACTCAGGATCTTCCCCTGGAGGTTTATcagctctccctcacacacctccACGTTGTCCCCTGCCTGGAGGTTGTGTTCACGCTCCTTACCTAGTGACATGTACAGCGTAATGGGGACAGGTGATTAAGGGGACAGGTGAGAAAACAGGTGTAAAGAGGACAGGTGTATTGAGGACAGGTATATGGGGGACAGGTATATGGGGGACAGTTATATGGGGGTTAGGTGTATGTAGGATAGGTGTATCGAGGTCCGGTATATgggggtagggctgggcgattaatcaaatttttatcgcgatttcgattttagggtcaaacgatcacaaaattaacataatcgagtttttcgattaaaaaaaaatatgattgttttattttattttatgttttaaagaatgggcagaacagctggatatacatttttttctattattttagattggaacattttctttttgaccattttgtgtacttTGTTAAGGCGAAATTTGAAAGTTCTAAGTTCcaacgttttttttgggagagacatgctgaataaatacaacatgtcttcaaactcaaaaataatcgtttgaataatcgttatttcaatattgaccaaaataatcttgattatgatttttcccataatcaagcagccctatATGGGGGACAGGTATATCTAGGATAGGTGTACTGAGGACATGTATATGGGGGACAGGTATGTCTAGGATAGGTGTATCGAGGACATGTATATGGGGGACAGGGGCACAGTGGGAGAGGTTTACCTGACTCGGTGACCACCTCCAGGTCAATTCCTTCAGGTTGGTCCTCAAACTTCTCTAGCTCTGACAGAGTGGGCTTGACACCATCTGTGATCtgcaatcaatcaatcactcCATCAGTACTGATGCTGCAGGTGTCCCCCAAGGATGGATCATAGGAAGACTACTGTTAAGAATCAGTTTCAATGCCCCTACCACTGCTGACATCGCAAAGCTCTTGAAGAGGAATCCTTTCCGGCTGTAACGATTGGCCTCAAAGATCATGAAGTCTCCGTCATGGCTGACCTCCCCGCCCAGGGACCTGTCAATCAAAGATGGGGGATCGGCACGCTAGAACATACACAGTAGAAAATCCAAAATCGAACACACACAGTGGAATATAGACTGTAAAACATGCACAGTAGAAGAGCAGACGGTTACCTGATCTTCTCTGCGTCAAATAGCCTCTGAGCCGGTCTCTTGAACTTCTTTCTCTTTGCAAACCAGTCTTTCTACAAAACAGATGGACAATGtcagggtgagtgagtgagtgagtgagtgagtgagtgagtgagtgagtgagtgagtgagtgagtgagtgagtgagtgagtgagtttacCAGGCTCATCTTGGCTTTGATGCGGTCCAGGTCTATTCTAGGAATCATCTTGAGAGAGATGGTGTTCTGACTGGGCTCCACATAGTCCACCTGTAGACaatacatcatcatcaacaccaccaccaccaccaccaccaccaccacccctgttTTCTCAGAGCCTTGACGATCAGAACCTGGTTTATCAGAACTTGTACAATACGTTTCTGGTCTTTCAGAACATGGTGTAAAGGAACGTGGTTTATCAGAACCTGGTCCTTCAGTGCCATACCTGGGCTATATCGTCCTTGTAGAGCCCTCTCTTCAGACGGACCCAGGACTTGGGCTTGAGGTTGGTCACTTCCTTCACCACCTTCAGGACATCAGTCATCTCCTTGATAGGAACCATCTGCTGGTTCCAGAAGCCCATGCGCAGGTTCCCCACCCCCTCGATGGCTGCCTTCACATGGGTCTGTTTGTACGACTCCACATAGATGTACCCCTTCACGTGCTCTGGGGCTACAACAGACTTTATCTGGAGGGGctgggagggagaaagaaaggaagagaaagagagatgataACCGAGAGGACAAaggaatgaaacacacacagacacggacagagcgagggagaacAATCAGGGATGAAGAGACCCTTATTGTATGATAAACCCTTCCCATTGGTTAGTTAGAAGCTCTTATTTTTGTGATGTGTAGGAACTCTTACTGTGTCAGTAAACTGGTAGGCGATGAACTTCCTCATCAGAGCAATTGCCgtcgccctctcctctccaatcTGAAAACACACCGGTATTAAGTTCATTATTGGTAGTGTTCAGTGCGAGATGGCGCAAACCAACAGGACACCCTGGCCATGCTTCTTACGCTTGTTTTTCTCCCACACAGCTCCATCATTTGACCTATGAACACTATAAATTACACTTTAGAAAACTGTTTGTGAGGGTGTAAACAAAATTAGCTCCACACACCTTGCACTTGACTGTCCAGAGATTAGGAtccctgagggagggggggagtggagagggagggggggtggagagggaggaagagggcaaGAGCCATACGCAGAGGAAGGCATGACGGTCAGCACATTACTATACATACAGCGCAGTATTCCCCAGTATATTCTCTATATTCCCAAATATATTCTGCAGTATAATCTATATATTCCCCAGTATATTCTGCAATATAATCTCCAGTCAGCATGCAAAGCTGCAAGTAGCTGGCCGGACGTTGGACTTACTTGACTCCAGGAAGTAGCTGCTGCTGGGTGATGTCATCAGACAGCTCCTCAGATCCTCCGGAGTGGCTGAGACACACAGTACATAtatagtagtactgtagtacagagACACAGTGCATATACAGTACTACTGTTGTGTGGGGTCATGTAGTGAGGTCATGTAGTGTGATGTCATGGTAGATACTCACTGCTCCCCTCCTGCAGACTTGGCGTATTTCCTCATGTAGTATTCACCAAGGGCCTCCTCCCGGGAGTCCCTGGTACACAAAACAAACGCATCCTAAAACACCCTACAAACACAAGCcgaggacacaaacacaacccctGAGGACACAGCACTTATCCCGTCAGAGATCGTAGCCCTTATCCCGTTAGCGATCCTAGCCCTTATCCCGTTAGAGATCATAGCCCTTAACCCGCTAGAGAACACAACCCGTAACCCGGCCTCTGAACTTTGTAAgccccaaacaaacaaaaaaaaaatcacattgtccTGGGCCATCGCCGATCGGGGGGCTTATCATGGCCTCCCCGATCgtcgtaggccctggggcttcagcccaggcaatcccgtgcattaaggcggccttgggGATGAGATCAGAATCTTCTTGAGGAAGAGGTTAATGAAATTTCCCACAGGTTTAACAACAACTACTTCATGAAACTTGCATACCTCAGTGACATGTTTCAGAACCTCAATGAACTCAATCTGCAGATGCAGGGCAGCAGCCCACACCTTCCACAACAGGCAGATAAAATCACATCATTCACAAGAAAACTAGAGGTATGGGCGCAGCGGGTGAAAGAGGGGAATATAGACTCCTTTGAGAACCTTAAATCATTCATCGAAGTCAACAAGCTCCAGAACACATTGATTCCCATGTATGAAAACTCATATGTCTGCCCTACAAAAGCATTTCCAGAGGTACTTCACGGTGCAGGATCCTGCAAGATATGACTGGATCAGAGACCCCCTCAGTGCAACACCAGCTGCTGACTTTAGCGCTACAGAAGAGGAACAGTTCATTGATGTTACATCTGATTCAGCAATGAGGCTGCAGTTTAAGTCCAAGACATTGGCTGCATTTTGGATTGGAGAAAAGAAAAGGACTACCCACTGCTAGGCAGGAGAGCTCTGGCCACACTGCTTCCTTTGGCCACATCTTACTTGTGTGAGATAGGTTTTCTGCAGATGCCTCGATTAAGACAAAATACAGGTCAAAGCTGGTCATTGGAAATTGGATTAGAGTGGCAGTCTCACAGCTGCAGCCCAGATTTGAGAAGATCTGCAGAAATAAGCAAGCCCACGTCAGTCACTGAAAAGAAAATACACTGAAAAGGAGTGTAATTCTTGCAAAGAAAATGTTcatggttttgtttattttcagggAGTTGGTAAACTTGTCAGATTTGTGCAGAGGCAATTTTGAGAAAAGCTGTTGAATGTTGAATTTAGCAGATGCATACTGCATTGTGACTATTAATGCTTCACTCTAAAGGTGACTTCATCCTGTTCCAGGGCTTGTCGTATCCTTTTGAAAACAGCCTCTCTTAGGTCCTGATGATGACAGTGCCTACAGAAATTAGGACCTTTCCCTAACTGAATGATGTTCCCACCACAACCTAGAGTTAAATATTGCAAAAACTAAGGAGCTAGTGGTGGACTTccgaaggaagaggaaggagacccCGCCCCTGTCCATCAATGCGGCGATGGTGGAACGGGTAGACAGCTTCAAATTTCTGGGCACAataatctcctcctctctgaaaaTTGGAAGATAACATAACTGCTATTATTAAAAAAGGCTTTTTTTCCTCTGCCAACTACAGAAGTCTGAGTTGGCCTGCAAGGGGATGCAGCAGTTCTACCGAGCCAACATTGAGAGCGTCCTTAGGTTCTCAATCACAGTCTGGTATGGCAACTTTACTGTCCAGCAGAGGATGCGACCAGGCAGGATTGTCCATACGGCCTCCAAGATAGTTGGCTGCAGTCTCCCTCCCATCTCAGACATCTACGAGGCCCGTATCCACAGAAGAGGCCTGAAAACTCTTCAGGATAAATTACACCCTGCTAACTCCCTCTTCAATCCACTCCCATCAGGTAGAAGGTTGAGGCCCATCAAAACCTCCCGCTACCTCAACAGCACATACTGCAGGACCATTAAAGCTCTTAACAACCCTACATCCCTATACCAGTATATCAGGAATGCAGACTCGCCCAATGGCCCTGCATAGTATAATACACACAAATTTATATTGATATTGTTTTTATACACTGAGTTTTTTTAACTTGCATCACTTGCACCCATAAGCACCTGTCACTTTAATCAAACATAAAGCACTTTACCTGGCCTGTCAACCAGGTGTAAGTGGGCTATATGTCTTATGTGTGGGGATGTCCCTTTTTCTTTTATCTGCCTATATGTTGTATCTAAGTGGGATCCTTGGAATGATACTGCATTGATGAAATTATGttctatgttttatttgtctTTTGTGTGGGTCTTTGTTATGTACTGTCATGAGCACACTGAAACAATCCCTAGCAACTTGTGCAGAGTTGTATGGCAATAAAgtattgaatcttgaatctagAGCACATAGCCCCTAATCTGTTAGAGAACACAGCCCCAACCCCTTAAAGAATAGCCCCTAACATATTAAGAGAACACAGCCCTTAACCTGTTAGAAAACACACCCTTTAACCCCTTAGAGAACAGCGAACACAGCCCCTAACATGTTAGAGAACACAGCCCCTAACCCCttagagaacagagaacacagCCCCTAACATGTTAGAGAACACAGCCCCTAACCCCttagagaacagagaacacagCCCCGACCCCGGTACCTCCAGAGGTTCTGCAGCCTCCTGGAGCCAGAGTGGTCGTCTTCAAGCACAGCATGGTCGATGTTGGACACTGAGAGAGAACAGACTACTGTTACTACACAACCGAGGCACCTGCTGGTTCTGAAGACCATGGAGAGGAAGACTAAGGTGCTTACCTTCAGCCTCCTCTGTTCCATGATGAAGGACAGATCCAGGATGGAGGACGGACCCAGGAGGGGTGAATCCATGGTGAGGGACAGACCGGagcaggagaaggggagaggacgGTTAAGAAGTTCAAAAGGTAAGGATGACCGGCCAGACGTCACtgagtgaatgaatgactgaatgaatgagGATCAACTCGTGGGCCTGTGGATGAGATGTAAATGTAGGCATCACCACATCACAAGCCTGACTCCAAGAGGTCAGGGTACCAGTAGGCAGCTCTACCTCCAGGATACCACGacgaccacctccaccacacgcGAGCgatgggtgaatgaatgaggACCCACTTGTGGGAGTGAGAATATGGTGTGAATGAAGGCATAACAGCATCACAAGCCCGAGTCCTAGAGACCAGGTGGCTAGCAGGCAGCTTTCACTCCTGATTATCACGACAACCGACTCCATTGGCTGTTTCAAACATAATAGGCAACATCTCTAATTCATTACAGAAGGAAGATCTTGACTTCCTATCTGATGAAGGAAAACAGAGTTCACCCTGTGGAAGAATCAAAACGTAAATAGTCCTCCCAACGGAGTCAGGGCTCCCTGTGGAGGGAATAGTCGTGGCTCACTGTTTTCACAGTATAAGTAGTGTATAATACACAGTACAAGTCCTGCATAATACACAATTTAAGCCACAGAATTAGTCTTGTATAATACAAAGTAAAAggccccaaagggcagggaactCCTGAGGTAAACACCTTCAACTGCAAAAAGCAGGATGTTGTCATGCAAACGGCAGATGGAGCAGAACAAGCATCCTCCCAACAAGCAGACACTTGTGATGAGAGAATGACAGAAGGCCGGAGGTTCATGAGGTGGAGAACAGAAGATAGTATTGAATTACCGTTAACTGGAGCTCATGCACATCAGAGGACCATCAGTAAGACATGGGAAAAGACAGTCAGACATTACACCCTAAACAAGACTAACGCAGCTAAAACACTGTATTGAATTTACAACGGAATCGCAGCAAAGATCACGGATAAATAAACACTGCTAATGCGCGGCTTTACATCCCGATAATAACTGACAACGCTAACATCACATCGATAGCTAAACAACCATAATTAAAAAAGGGAATGTAACCAAGAAAAATATAATTACTTAACACTATCACAGCTAACAACATATAACATCATATATTCACAGCGCCAACATTTGACATGAACGATGTTATCAGGACTTCCAGCCTGTTTATCTAAGCACGACATAATGAGTATGGGTTATTAATACTACAGTGAATAGCTAGTTCAATAGTACTTTCTAGAAGAAGATAGAAGATATATTGAGTTCGAAGTCTGTCctgtttatattgtgtgtgttgcatgcgtgcgtgttcaCCTTTTTCCAAAATATCTTCGGCTCCCTCCTCCCAAGGATCTTCATCCTCATACTCATCATCAACatctagagaaagagagaaattaaAATCAAATGCTCTCTAAAGGAAACATGGAAGAAGCTACCTTCTTACAGACGACAGAAAGAGAAGACCTCAGAGTTAGTGAAAGACAAACAAGGGGAAAGACTCACAGACCgataaaaagacaacaaaacagAGATAGATGAGcgataagaaagaaagaaagacagaaaacagAGAACaaaagacagatagagacagatagtAAGACACAGAGTGTGAGTTCGACAGTGAACGAAAGAAATATAGACACACCGAGACATAAAGAGACATGGAGATCAACAAAGATTGACAGACATAGAGCTTGACAGATAGatcggacagagagacagccagacagatacATACTgagaaacaaaaagagagacggatagagaataTTGTTCAAAGGAAAACAAGTTACATACCGGCTTCGTCCAGAATAAATCCCCCATGTCTTGGTTTCTTCCTGGGTCGGtcgtcatcatcctcttcctcctcttcgtcatactcgtcttcctcctccagatcctcaccctcctcttctgCTACCTTGTCGCTCCCCTGAGGACTCGTTGCCTCCTCCTGCCCAACAAATCACCATTAACCCACCATAGTTAAAgatttaatatattataattatcactgtcaagcgattaaaatatttaatcgcattaatgacatagttaactcacgattattatttttttatatggtAAATATCCcctgatttctttgtcccattaatttttctcattttaatgctcttatcaacatggagaagtgcatcggcttgccttgtgcaaatgt harbors:
- the supt5h gene encoding transcription elongation factor SPT5 isoform X2; the encoded protein is MSDSEESDFSDNASGGSSDGEAEEVGHEEEATSPQGSDKVAEEEGEDLEEEDEYDEEEEEDDDDRPRKKPRHGGFILDEADVDDEYEDEDPWEEGAEDILEKEEAEVSNIDHAVLEDDHSGSRRLQNLWRDSREEALGEYYMRKYAKSAGGEHHSGGSEELSDDITQQQLLPGVKDPNLWTVKCKIGEERATAIALMRKFIAYQFTDTPLQIKSVVAPEHVKGYIYVESYKQTHVKAAIEGVGNLRMGFWNQQMVPIKEMTDVLKVVKEVTNLKPKSWVRLKRGLYKDDIAQVDYVEPSQNTISLKMIPRIDLDRIKAKMSLKDWFAKRKKFKRPAQRLFDAEKIRSLGGEVSHDGDFMIFEANRYSRKGFLFKSFAMSAVITDGVKPTLSELEKFEDQPEGIDLEVVTESGKEREHNLQAGDNVEVCEGELINLQGKILSVDGNKITIMPKHEDLKDPLEFPAHELRKYFRMGDHVKVIAGRYEGDTGLIVRVEENFVILFSDLTMHELKVLPRDLQLCSETASGVDAGGQHEWGELVQLDPQTVGVIVRLERETFQVLNMHGKVMTVRHQAVNRRKDNRFAVALDSEQNNIHVKDIVKVIDGPHSGREGEIRHLFRGFAFLHCKKLVENGGMFVCKTRHLVLAGGSKPRDVTNFTVGGFAPMSPRISSPMHHGGGGAQQQRGGGGGGGGAGGGGGGMGRGRGRRDNDLIGQTVRISQGPYKGYIGVVKDATESTARVELHSTCQTISVDRQRLTTMGAKRSSGQTSTHGRTPMFGSQTPMYGTGSRTPMYGSQTPLHDGSRTPHYGSQTPLHDGSRTPGQSGAWDPNNPNTPSRNEDDFDFGYGDEPSPSPQGYGGTPNPQTPGYPEVPSPQVNPQYNPQTPGTPAMYNTEQYSPYAAPSPQGSYQPSPSPQSYHQVAPSPVGYQNTHSPASYHPTPSPMAYQASPSPSPVGYSPMTPGAPSPGAYNPHTPGSNIEQGGGDWVTPDILVRVKDSLLDLVGQQGVVRSVTGGMCSVFIQETEKVVSISSEHLEPVTPTKNNKVKVILGEDREATGVLLSIDGDDGIVRMELDGQLKILNLRFLGRLDH
- the supt5h gene encoding transcription elongation factor SPT5 isoform X1; translation: MSDSEESDFSDNASGGSSDGEAEEVGHEEEATSPQGSDKVAEEEGEDLEEEDEYDEEEEEDDDDRPRKKPRHGGFILDEADVDDEYEDEDPWEEGAEDILEKVNEEAEVSNIDHAVLEDDHSGSRRLQNLWRDSREEALGEYYMRKYAKSAGGEHHSGGSEELSDDITQQQLLPGVKDPNLWTVKCKIGEERATAIALMRKFIAYQFTDTPLQIKSVVAPEHVKGYIYVESYKQTHVKAAIEGVGNLRMGFWNQQMVPIKEMTDVLKVVKEVTNLKPKSWVRLKRGLYKDDIAQVDYVEPSQNTISLKMIPRIDLDRIKAKMSLKDWFAKRKKFKRPAQRLFDAEKIRSLGGEVSHDGDFMIFEANRYSRKGFLFKSFAMSAVITDGVKPTLSELEKFEDQPEGIDLEVVTESGKEREHNLQAGDNVEVCEGELINLQGKILSVDGNKITIMPKHEDLKDPLEFPAHELRKYFRMGDHVKVIAGRYEGDTGLIVRVEENFVILFSDLTMHELKVLPRDLQLCSETASGVDAGGQHEWGELVQLDPQTVGVIVRLERETFQVLNMHGKVMTVRHQAVNRRKDNRFAVALDSEQNNIHVKDIVKVIDGPHSGREGEIRHLFRGFAFLHCKKLVENGGMFVCKTRHLVLAGGSKPRDVTNFTVGGFAPMSPRISSPMHHGGGGAQQQRGGGGGGGGAGGGGGGMGRGRGRRDNDLIGQTVRISQGPYKGYIGVVKDATESTARVELHSTCQTISVDRQRLTTMGAKRSSGQTSTHGRTPMFGSQTPMYGTGSRTPMYGSQTPLHDGSRTPHYGSQTPLHDGSRTPGQSGAWDPNNPNTPSRNEDDFDFGYGDEPSPSPQGYGGTPNPQTPGYPEVPSPQVNPQYNPQTPGTPAMYNTEQYSPYAAPSPQGSYQPSPSPQSYHQVAPSPVGYQNTHSPASYHPTPSPMAYQASPSPSPVGYSPMTPGAPSPGAYNPHTPGSNIEQGGGDWVTPDILVRVKDSLLDLVGQQGVVRSVTGGMCSVFIQETEKVVSISSEHLEPVTPTKNNKVKVILGEDREATGVLLSIDGDDGIVRMELDGQLKILNLRFLGRLDH